The sequence AGCATCGCGATGACTTCGTGCCTGTAGAAGAAATCCGGGCGCTTCCTACGCACCGGCACGACCTCTGCCACCGCTTCGCCGTGCACCGTGATCGTGACGGTCTCTCCGTCGCGTACGCGCCGGATCACCTCGGCCGTGTGGTTGCGCAGATCACGCGAGGCGACAGTGGTGGACATGTGGCAAAGCGTAGCACTTGTGCCACATGTCAGCCTGCCTGCGCTCCCGTGACCGTCCAGCCCTTGGCGCCATCAGCCAACGTCATCGTGAACACGAACTGCACGACTCTCGACGCGTGCGCGTCCCCGCGTACGACCTCCTCGGTGCGGCGGTCGACCTCGTAGTAGATCCCCTCGGCCTGCACGGCCACGCGGAACGTGATCGGCTCACGCGCGACCAGTTCACGGACCTCGACGTGCTGC comes from Nocardioides baekrokdamisoli and encodes:
- a CDS encoding type II toxin-antitoxin system Phd/YefM family antitoxin — protein: MSTTVASRDLRNHTAEVIRRVRDGETVTITVHGEAVAEVVPVRRKRPDFFYRHEVIAMLDEATADRGLLDDLNAMGDESTDDLGPL